The window AAGCAAATTAAGCGATGCTGCTACCTCAATAAATGCACTTTCATTGATTTTAGCTTTATCTTCTTGCAGTGCTTTTACCGTTGCCTGAATTGCGTTGATAAGCTTAAGTACTTTTTGGTTATTCAGGCTTAACAACACCATAGACAGGTGATTTAACTTATCGGCAAAGCTGTCAAAATCTTCAACAGAATTACTATTGCTAACACTTGCCCATAAATCTTTTAGTGCAGGTAAATCAGCATTGAGTTGAGCAAGTGCTGCCCGTTCTGCAGCCGTTGCAGCGGTCGCACCATGTCGATCACTTGCTGGTAAGAAATCATCCAACTCAAACAATTCTTTTACACGCCCGATTTCGTCAGTACTGGTATCACTCACGGCCACGTAATAAAGCAAGTTGCGTAATAGCTGAGATGGTGCTTTCAAATCGCCTAGAGACATATTGCGTAACTGCTGGTCTATCCTGCTGCATAGCTTTCTTGCGCCAGCTTGCTCAGCCACAGGGCTTTGCGCTAAAGCGTCAGTAAATGCAGTTGCGGTCCACCAAAGTGTTTTTAATGCATTTTTTTGTTGTACCTGTTGTACATTCGACATCGCCAAGCGCATCTGATTGAGCGAATTGGCATCTTTGCTACGAAGCCAATCTAGCAGTGCTTTTTGAAAAACTGGGCGCTGCTCAGAAACGAAAATGGGGATTGCCGACTCTTCAATCGGGTTGCTAGGCAAATCTTTGGGTGCGCTATAGCTAGTATCTGGATAAAACAAATCGCTAATATCAAGCGACTCGCCTTGTAGCTCAATCAGTGGGTTTAAACTCTCATAAAGTCTAGTTGGCGTATCTTGCATACCATTTAGCAAGTCTTGCAAGTATCTGGAAAGAGCATCTACAGCCTGCATGAGAGCAGTCATCACGGGCTGGCTAACAGGTATCTGTAGCTTTTCTAGTTTACTAGTAAGTTTTTCAATTTCAGAACAATATCGCTTACAACCCTCAAGACCAACCATATCTAAAGCGCCGCTCACTTGGTATAAATGTGCGGTTGTAAAACGCAAAGTTGCCACTTCGCTAGGCTTGTCCATCACTGCAATGAAACTGTCTTGCACTTTTTTAAGTGACTGATCAATTTCATCTTTTACCCAAGACAACGGGCCAATATCAAATGCTTCAGCCATTATTTGCCCCGATTTTAATTTGCGTTATTCTCATGGAGTTTATTGACATTCCATTACTCTATATTTCACAGCCAAGTAGATACGTACTTTTTATAAAGGCCGTAACGCTTAAAGTTTAAAACCAGCTACAGAAGAACGTAACTCTTCAGCAAGTGATGTCAACTGACCTACAGAATCTGCGGTCAATTGCGTACCTTCTGTCGTTTGTGTTGTAATTTCTTGAATCAGTTGCATATTATTTGCAACCGTTGTTGCGGATTCAGTTTGCGCATTCGTTGCAGCAGAAATTGACTGAATTAATCGCGCCAAGTTATTGGTAACGGTTTCAATTTCCGTCAACGCCTGACCCGCAGCATCGGCAACTCGCGCACCCTCAACCACACCCTCGGTACTCTTCTCCATCGCCACAACCGCGCCGTGTGTATCTGTTTGAATGGTTTTCACAATCGCACTAATTTGCTTAGTCGCTTCAGATGAACGTTCAGCCAAACGCTGAACCTCTTCCGCAACTACTGTAAAGCCTCGCCCTGCCTCACCAGCAGACGCCGCTTGAATCGCAGCGTTCAACGCTAGAATGTTGGTTTGTTCCGTAATATCAGAAATCAACTCCACGATTTCACTAATCTCTTGTGAGCTTTCACCCAAACGTTTAATACGTTTTGAAGTTTCCTGAATTTGTGTACGAATTTCATTCATTCCAGAAATTGTATTCTGTACCGCTTGTGAACCTTGCGAAGCCGCTTCTAATGAGCGCTGCGCCACTTGTGAAGCCTGTGCCGCGTTGCTGGAAACTTGTAGAATAGAACGCGTCATATCAGTAACCGCGTCAGTTGTTTGCATAATTTGGTCTGATTGCGTTTCTGCAGCACTCAATAATTGAGATGATGTACCTTGCGCAACTGAGGTCGCAGAAGTCACCTGCTCTGTCGCACGGTTAATCTCCGTCACCAAATCTCGCAAACTATCAATCGTGTAGTTGATAGAGTCGGCAATCGCACCAGTGATACTATCTCGCACTTGCGCTTTAACGGTTAAGTCACCATCCGCCAAGTCACCCATCTCATCAAGCAGCTGCAGAACGGCCGCTTGGTTATCCTGGCCTTCTTTAGCTAGCTGCTCAGTCAAACCAGATGATTGCTCTACTTGTTTTTTACCAAAGAAGTACATCAAAAGTACGATAACCAAACCGATCAACAACAATAAGAACAATACTAATTTAATAAAGCTACTTTGTGATTCAACTAACGCCTTGTTTTCACTTTGCACTTCAGTAGTAAACGTATTACCAGTTTGCTGCGCCACCTCAAAAGCCGCTGTTAAGTCTGATAATGGCGCAGAAGCCGCCACCGTTCCTAATGGTAGAGATGGAATAAAGCGGGTATGCGCTACTTGGAAGAAGTTTTCACCTGCTTTAATTGTTGCTGTTAGGGAACCCTGCAGCTTTTCATTTTGAATATTTTTTTGCCAGTAGGCAGCACGCTCTTTAAATAAAGTTTCAAATTTCGCAGCATTAGCAATCGCCTTGTCGCGCTTCTCATTATTAAAATTTGTTGAAGCTACATAAGCTTGGTTGTAGAACGCAAACGCATCCACAGGGTAAAGTGGCGGAGGTAGCGCGTCTGCCGCCAAATCTTGGTACTGTTTCAGGTTGTTGTAAACTGGACCGTTCACGCGAACCTGGTTAACTACCCAAAAGCTCAAAGCAGCAAACAATATAAAAGCGACGATTTGAAGATACAACTGCCTAAAACTACCACTCATACCAGCAGCACTAGATGCACCCGAACCGGCACTTTTATTTTTTAGGTTATTAAAGAAACTACCTATTTGTAAAGGCAGATTTTTTACTACCGCAAGATTTAATGCCATTTTGAACCCCAGTTCACAGAATTATTCTGCTTTATAAAAATAATCATCATGCTTTAAATATTTACTAACTCACCACTAACTGATTGTTGGCTGAATAAACACCTTATCCTGAACCAGCGCTTCAACATTCAGCTCAAACCATTCATTTTTATCAACATCTTCATACGAGCTCTCACTCAAGTACGCTGCTTTATTTTTATTGTTTTTATTCGCGGGCTTGCGTTTCATCGCCTCGACACTGCGCAACCCCACCAAGCTATCGATCACCACCGCCACCTGCGTCGTCACTTCGGAGTTAATAAGTACAATACGGTTATTGATAGATTTCGGGGTAGGCGGCAACCCCATAAATTGCGCTAAATCGGTAATGTTATATAAGTTACCACGCACGTTGGCCACACCTAAAAACCATGGCTGGGTTAGTGGAACATGCTGCATTGGCGGTACAGGCAAAACCTCGCTGACCTCATGCAAATTGATAAGCACTCTTTTTGAACCTACGATAACGCCTAAACGAGAGGTGGAAACAGCACCGCCTTTTGCGGTTGCTTCTTTAAGACGCAATAAAATTGCTTCTTGAAATTCTCGTAGGTTGGAGGTTTTGGCCATAATGATGATGTCAACTTATCAATAAAACTGCTTTTACTCTAAAGTTTTAATTAGAGACAACAAGTCAGCACTCACCACAGGCTTAGTCACACAAGCTTTGGCGCCCATCTTTAAAGCCCAAGCTAGATCTGTCGCCTGTGATTTACCTGTACAAAGGATCACTGGAATATGTGCAGTAGCTGCATCTTTAGTCAATGTTCGCGTTACTTGAAAACCTGTTAAGCCCGGCATCACTACATCACACAAAATTAAATCCGGATGTTTTGCAGCTACTTTAGTTAAACACTCTTCACCACTTTCCGCACCAATCACGGTATAACCCGCGGTTTCTAGTAATTCTGTTAAGAAAAATCGATCTGTTGCTGAATCATCTACTACTAAAACTGTTTCAATTGCCATATTTATTCTGCCTCTTGTGGGTTAGCTCTACTGATAGCCGCATAAGTTTGTACTGCGTCTATCAGTGTTTCTTGTGTGAAAGGTTTGGTCAAATATTGGTCGGAACCTACCATGCGGCCGCGCGCGCGATCGAACAATCCATCTTTACTTGAAAGCATGATGACAGGTGTACTTTTGTAGCGAGCGTTTCTTTTAATGAGCGAGCAGGTTTGATAGCCATCGAGCCTAGGCATCATGATGTCTACAAAAATAATATCTGGATGTTCGTTTGAGATTTTGGCTAATGCATCAAATCCATCTTCCGCCAAAATGACTGAGCAACCTGAATTTTTAAGGAATATTTCAGCGCTACGACGTATCGTATTACTATCATCAATAACCATGACTTTGATTGCAGACAGCTGCTCTAAAGTCAGCTTTTGCTGCAATTCCTTACCTTGCTCTTCTTGACTTGGCTTTTTTTGGCTCACCAGCAAGCTCCCTTATTTGTGCGCAGTACTAAAGTTGACTATGTTCAATTGCGCTGATTATTTCTCATTGTATCTACAGAATCATCTAATAAGCAATAGGTTTAACAAACATATGCAATATATTAACTTATATAGGTATTATCAAGTTTTCGTAAAAACAGATATATATAATAAAATTATTACAATTACCCATATGGGTAGCATATAATAATTTGTTAACAATTGTTACAAATTATAACAACTATATTAAAAGTACCATAACAGGTACTTAAAGCTTGATGTTTAAGGCTAAAACTAAAGGGATGAGCATGATAGTAAAACAAGAATCTTTGACAGCTAAAATGACATTAAAAGATCTGCCTGCAGCCTCACCGCTGCCCATGGCAAACTTAGTATTAGTGTTTGGTTCAGTAAAGCGCTTTGGCGACTCTAAGTTGGAGAGCATATTAAAAACACGCTATCCTGCAGCACAGATTATCGGCTGTTCAACTTCAGGCGAAATTTCAGCTGACGGTGTGTTTGATGACAGCTTGCAGATTACTGCCGTGTTGTGGGAAAAAACGATACAGCGTGTGACTCATACCAAGATGACTAGCATGCAAAACTCTTATGAAACAGCGGTCGACCTAGCGCGCCAACTGAAATCTGATGATTTAAAAGCGGTACTAGTTTACTCTGACGGATTAAACGTAAACGGCTCCGAGCTTTTAGAGGGCTTTAAAAGTGTGTTGGGCGATATTCCTCTTATGGGCGGCATGGCTGGCGATGGCTTTAATTTCAGCCAAACTGTGCAAATCTTCAACGAAACCATTTCAAATGGCCTAGTGATTGCAGTTGGTTTGTATGGCAAAAATCTAGTGGCTGCTGCAGGCGTAGGTCGAGGCTGGAAGCCATATGGCCCACCTCGCAAAGTGACTCGATCAGAAAAGAACGTGGTTTTAGAGCTTGATGGCAAACCAGCCCTGCCACTGTACAACATGTACATAGGTGCACAGACTGCAAAAGGCTTGCCAGGGAGCGGCTTAAAATTCCCATTTGCTATCATCGAAGAAGGCAAACGTGATATTGAGAAAATCCGCACACTATTAGCTATCGATAGCGCTAAAAATAGTCTTACTTTTGCGGGCAACGTAGATGAAGGTGAAACTGTACGTTTCTGTCAAGCAACACATGATAGGCTAGTTGAAGGCGCTGGCGATGCGGCACACCTCGTTACCAATCAAATCAGCACTAATCAAACAGGCTTAGCAATCTGTGTGAGCTGCGTTGGCCGTAAAGGTGTGATGGCAGAATTAGTTGTCGACGAGGTCAAACTAGTCAAACAAATCCTAGGCTCTCAAACTGCGATCACCGGCTTCTACTCTTACGGTGAATTTGCACCGCGCCCAGATACTAGTGATAGCGTATTGCATAACCAAACGATGACCATTGGTTATTTAAGTGAAGATCTATTTGCTTAATTTCTGAATTTACCAATAGCAAAAGACCCTATTAAAACAAGGGATTATGCAGGTAATAATTATCAAACGCTCAGTGCAAACTGGGCGTTTTTGTTTTATGATGCTAGGTCTAGCATTTCTATTCAAAACCCATAAAAAGAGGAAAATCATCATGACAAATACAGTCACTTTAAAAGGCGGTCCCGTTGCAATCGGCGGCAACTTTCCACAAAAAGGCCAAACAGCCCCAGACTTTCAACTTGCTGATGCGAAACGCAATTTAGTTGGACTTGATGCATTCACTGGTAAGCGTAAAGTGCTAAACATATTCCCAAGTATTGATACACCAACTTGCGCAATGTCAGTACGTACTTTCAACCAAAAAGCGAGCGGCATGAATAACACGGTTGTTTTGTGCATTTCTGCTGATTTGCCATTCGCACAAAGCCGTTTTTGCGGTGCTGAAGGCATTGAAAACGTGGTTAACTTATCTACATTCCGTGACACAGCGAAATTTTCAAAAGATTACGGCGTGCAAATTTTAGATAGCAGCCTAGCTGGTTTAACAGCGCGCGCTGTTGTGGTACTAGATGAAAATAACAATGTTTTGCATAGTGAATTGGTTTCAGAAATCGCCAATGAACCTAACTATGATGCAGCATTAGCTAGCTTATAGTTCTGTCAGCAAGAAAAAAGCCCAACAATGCTGGGCTTTTTTCTTGCTCTAGTTAAATAAAATATGAATACGCAGTTGGAGCTACCTCTGAGTTAACTCTCCAACTTAACAAAACTTCCCCACTCTTTGTTTACCATTAAACTGCTTAAATCTTGTCCTTTCAGAGACAAGGCATAGCCCAACACGCCACTGCCAATCACCACAAACTCATAGCTACTTACACTGTTATCTACCAGCACTCTCACACTATCTGGCAAAGCAATTGGAGGAACTGCGCCAACCATATAGCCCGTAACTTCTGACACTTCGTCATACTCTGCCATACGCAATTTACGTTCATTTAAATATGCTCGCAATAAACCCCAATCAGCACGCCCACCTCCTGCAACTGCCAATAAAGCGTATTGACCTGACTCAGCTTTAAATACCACACTACGCACCACTGAGTTATGGTCTAAGCCTTTTGTAGTGAGTAGCTCTTCTAAACTGCGCACGGGCTTTTTATCTTCACTAAGCGGAATTTCAATCACATCATAGGCAATATCTTTGGACTGTAATAATGCAGTTACGGCTGAAGTAATATTACTACGCATGCTAACTCCTTAAAATATAAGAAGAAATGAATTATTGGTAATCAGTATATTTTGCATTACTGCCTTTGCATTTTTCTACTGGGTATTTTTTCGCATTCAAGTCTATTTTCTTGTTCGCGGCTTCGATTAAGTCAACGCCACAAACTTCAGCTATTCTAAGTAGATAAACAAATGTATCTGATAGCTCTTGGCCTACTTGCTCTCTAGTTTCGGCATTCAAGTTTTTACTTTCTTGCTCAGTCATCCATTGAAAGTGTTCCACCACCTCGCCTGCTTCAACAATCATCGCCATCGCTAAATTTTTAGGAGAATGAAACTGCGCCCAATCACGCTCTTCAACAAAAGTATTCACTCGCGTTCTAAGTTGATTTAGTGAATCACTCATTAGGCTTATCCTTTCGGTTGCTCCCTGCCACCATTTTAATTTCAAATAATCGACACTCTAAAGAACCATTAAACAATGGTGTACGCTTACTTGGCGTCAAACGCATCAACTTTGGCATGGTTAAATCGTTAGTTAAGAAATAAGTATTCCAACCTGCAAATTTACGTTTTAAAACTTCGCCCATTTTAGGGTAAAGCAGCGCCAAATCATCACCTTCGCCAATACGCACGCCATACGGAGGGTTTGCCACCATCACGCCACTATCAGCTGGTGGAACAACAGCAATCATATCAACGTGAGATAACTGTACCGCTTCTAACAAACCTGCATCTTCCAGATTTTGCTTACTGATGCGCACCGCGCGTAAATCAATATCTGAGCCATAAATCTTTTGAAAAGTCACCTTTTTAACTTTGCTCAATGCTTGGTTTTTAATCTTACTCCAAACTTCGGGCACGAAAGTGTTCAGTTTTTCAAAACCAAAACTTCTTTTGTAGCCTGGTGCCATGTCTAACGCAATCATCGCAGCTTCGAGTAAAAACGTACCGCTGCCACACATTGGATCTAACAAAGGCTGCCCAACTTGCCAGCCAGATAGTTTTAAAATACCAGCCGCCAAGTTCTCGCGCAATGGTGCTTCAATACTTGCGCCGCGATTACCGCGTTGATACAAAGCCGCTCCAGAAGTATCCAAATAGAACTGATATTCGTCAGCCGCCAAGTAGGCGTGAATGCGTACTGCTGGCGTTTTAGTATCAATATAAGGACGACTTCCTACCGCCATTCTAAACTTGTCACACACTGCATCTTTGATTTTTAAGGTGGCAAACTCTAGGCTTTTTAAAGGGCATTTCACGCCAGTCACTTTAACCATGAAGTCATTTTTTACATTAAACCATTGTGGCCAATCAAGTTTGTAGGCGCCTTCAAATAGGTCTTCTTCGTTTAAATATTTACCACGTGCTACTTGCCACAAAATACGTGTAGCAATACGCGAATGCAGGTTTGCCGCATAGCACACCGCCCAGTCGCCATCAAAACTCACGCCACCATCAGTCAGCTTGATTGATTTGGCTTTAACTTCTTGTAACTCATCAGCAAGTAATTGCTCTAAACCACGTGGGCAAGTTGCGAAATAACGATTGGGTATCATAATAAATATTCTTAAATTTAAGTGTTTAAATACTGCTAAGTTAACTAGCCGTTTGTTAGCTGCCTATCGAGACTATGGTAATGCTTAATTGCTACCAGCATCGCCTCTGAGCATCAGCCTTTTTTGGTACACCTGATTATCGTTGCATAGTTTATCGATGAAATCAGAAAACTCTATTTGGTGCTGCGCTTCAAGCGCTTTTGCACGCTCTTGCAGACTGGCTACATTCAGATTACTCGGGGCTTTATTAAAGCCGAACACGACGATATTGCCAGGTTTTCCAGTACGCATCATCAACACCTTTTGCTCAAAACTTTGCTCTATGCGCTGCAAATAAATATCAAAATTCTTATCGCTGCCCCATAGATTGATTACAAATATCCCGTCACCTTTTAAAGTTGCTGAACATTGATCAAAAAAATCTTGGCTGCAAAAATCTGGTGGAATACCGTTGCTATCAAACGCGTCAATCAGCAATACATCAGTGGTATGAATATGCTCAGCCAAATACTGCAAGCCATCGCCCTCAATCACATCAAAATAGTCACCATTTTCTGGCACAAAAAATTGATTACGTGCCATTTGAATGACTTTAGGATTGATCTCAACAATAGTACTTTTAATACCTTGGCAATGTTTGTGCACATACTTTGCGACAGATCCGCCACCCAAGCCGATGGTAAGCATATCTTTAACATTAGTCCTAAACAGTAAAAAGCACATAATGCCACGTGTATATGTGAGCTCCAACGCAAACGGGTCACGTATGCGCATAGCGCTTTGTATGGTGACTGAGCCTAAATGCAATGAGCGCACGCCATCAGTTTCGCTCACATAAACCGTTTCGTCTGCTGCGCTAGTATTGGTGAAATTGCGCATTAAATGTTTAGCGACACGAAACATTATGCAGCCTCAACCTCAACCGTGTCATCTGGAGTAGCTTCGCTGTTATTTGAATCAGGAGTATTCATATCGAGAGTAGCTGAGTCTAAACTATCCAAAGCTTCGATATCTGCATCATCAAAATCCACAGGCGCTGCGGCCTCTTCTAGCACTTTTACAAATTTAGTACGCAGATCCAACATCAGCGTATCAACTTCTTGTACTTGCAAACTCACACGCGTGCCAGGTTTAAGTTCAGGCAAGCCGTAAACTTTAGTCATGTAAGGCATATGATCTAAACGCACTAGATTCTCGCGCCAAACGGTCGCATGAATCTCTTGCTTGTTTTCTTCTAAAAAGCCTTCCTGAATCAAATACTGCAAGCACCAATATCTCTCCATACGCGTTTGGAACTCGCTATATGCCTTGTAAGTTAGCTCAAAATTGCGCATATGTGTTGTGAGTGCGTCGCTATTCTGTGGATAAACAGGCTGATTGTTTTGCACGACACTGATAATTTGGCGTTGATTAATTAAATCCACCGCACGGCGCAAAGGCGACGTGCTCCAAGCATATTGCGCTACACCTAAGCCTTGATGCGGCTCGGCCTTGGTGGTCATATACACTCGACCGCCCATTTGCGCACGATACAAACCTGGCACTTCATGCGATGCCAATAAGGCGCCCCACTGATTGTTAGCCTCTATCATTAACTCAGCCACTAACTTGTCCATAGGCGAACCACGATGGCGGCCAACGATGCTGACTTTGTCATCTGTTACATAAAAGTTATAGTCAACTTGGGGTGGTTTTGTTGGGTCGTATTTACCGCGAGATTTTTCTAATGAAACTGCTAAGTCAAATAAATACAGCAACCTAGCCCAATAGGGATGTCCGCTGTCAGCCTCTAATGTGTTTTCATTAAAAAACGGCTCTAATCTATCGTGGCGTAGATTTTCAGCTACTTTAATCAACTCAACTTTGCTATCACGTTGAATAATTTCTAGCGCTTCATTCACATGCAAGTACAAAGATAAAACTGGTTTAATTTGCCCAGCATCTAAACTGAATGGTCGAATAGCGGTTTCTGGCAGCATTGTAATCTTGTTGCCGGGCATGTACACGGTAGATAAACGCTGCATGACCTCTTTATCCAGTGTGCTATCAACAGCAATACCTAAAGCGGGCGCAGCAATATGAATACCAACGCGAGTGATACCATTGGCTAATTGTTTAATTGAAAACGCATCGTCAATTTCTGTAGTAGTGCTGTCATCGATACTAAAGGCTTCAGCATCAGCCAATGGCAAATCAAAAGTTATATCACTAGCAATCTCTGCTATTTGTTCAGGGGTGAAATCTGTTCCCTTAGCAAAGTATTCGCGTAAAAAAGCACCTAAGTGATAGTCGTGCACAGATGGAATTGCGCCACAGATATGCATTAACTTGAGATGACTTAAGTGCAATGCACTCGCAGCAGCATCTAATGTTTTGTACTCAAAAGCATTTTTATCTGGCTCATAAAGCAACATATCGCGCTTCTGCATCAGCTCTTCGGGCATTTTGTGAGATTTTAAATCTTCTACAAAAGCTGCCATCTTTTCGGCTAATAAGCGCTTTTTCTCAAGTCCAGCCAGTGCAGCCTTCAGTATTTCGGCAGGGGCCGCTTTATAGCGCCCTTTACCTTTACGGTTGAAATACACTGGCGCACTGTGCAGCTTAATCGCAATTGCCGCAGCCTCAACTGGCGTCGGTTTACGGCCATAATAATCAGCGGAAAACTCTTCAAAACCAAACTCAGTTTCGCCGCAACACTCCCATAAAAAATCTAACTCTAGCGTTTCAGCCTCTGTATTAGCAGCTTCCATAAAGCCAGCTAAAGGCGTTTCAAAACGCATCAATACATTACTGGCTTTCACTTTGGTGCGCTTGCCACTAACGGATTCCACCTGCAAAGCGCCTTGCGTTTCGGTCATGATGGAGGCAATTTTAAAACTGCCGTCTTCTTCAAAAAATACGTTCATAAATGCTTATATGCGTTGTTCTAACTAAATTAGTGACATTTTACCTTGTATTAGAGATTTCGCTTTATGTATTAGCTAATTCGCTTTGTTGCATTTAAAATATGGACATGGATAAACGCATACCCGTCACTCTACTCACTGGCTTTTTAGGCAGTGGCAAAACTACCTTACTGAATAAACTACTGCATCACCCTGATATGCGCGATACCGCGATTATTATCAATGAATTAGGTGACGCAGGCTTAGACCAGATTTTTGCCAATAGCAACTTAGCGCAGAATATTGAAAATGAGCATATTACCGATAACACTGTACTGCTTAGCTCAGGCTGCCTATGCTGCACGCTAAAAAACGAGTTAGCAGATACCATGCGCGACTTGTTTTTTAAGCGCGCTCTGCAAGCTATTCCGCAATTTAATCGGCTGATTATCGAAACCACAGGCATGGCCGATCCAGGTCCGATACTTGCCAACTTAATGAATGAACCTGTAATTGAGTCTGTGTATCGCCTAGATGCAGTCGTCGTGACCATAGACAGTATTTATGGCTTACAGCAAATTGAAGAAAATACCGAAGCCTTAAAGCAAGCCGCCGTGGCAGATGTGTTAGTGCTGACTAAAACAGATTTAGCTAGCGCCGAGCAAATCAACGCGCTTAAAGAAAAACTTATCACTATCAATCCCGGAGCAACACAACATAAAATTGCGCATGGCGAGCTAGACCCCGCTTTTGTAGTGGATGTGGGTTTATTTGACTTAGCGACTAAACATCCTGAACCACAGCGTTGGCTTCGAGCGCCAATTAAACAAGCGCAACCTAAAGGCACATTGCCGCAAAAAACTCACAATGATGACATTACAAGTTTCACTGTCATCATGCCCAGCCCGCTTAACTGGTCGCAACTCAAACCGCATTTATTATCTTTTTGCCAAAAATACGGTAAAAATTTATTACGCCTGAAAGGTATTATCCATGCGGCTGACCAATCTGCACCGCTAGCTATTCATGCCGTGCATTTCACCCCCTACCCACCCACCTTGCTTGAAGGCTGGACCGAAGACGAACCACTTT is drawn from Methylotenera versatilis 301 and contains these coding sequences:
- a CDS encoding ribonuclease catalytic domain-containing protein, which translates into the protein MNVFFEEDGSFKIASIMTETQGALQVESVSGKRTKVKASNVLMRFETPLAGFMEAANTEAETLELDFLWECCGETEFGFEEFSADYYGRKPTPVEAAAIAIKLHSAPVYFNRKGKGRYKAAPAEILKAALAGLEKKRLLAEKMAAFVEDLKSHKMPEELMQKRDMLLYEPDKNAFEYKTLDAAASALHLSHLKLMHICGAIPSVHDYHLGAFLREYFAKGTDFTPEQIAEIASDITFDLPLADAEAFSIDDSTTTEIDDAFSIKQLANGITRVGIHIAAPALGIAVDSTLDKEVMQRLSTVYMPGNKITMLPETAIRPFSLDAGQIKPVLSLYLHVNEALEIIQRDSKVELIKVAENLRHDRLEPFFNENTLEADSGHPYWARLLYLFDLAVSLEKSRGKYDPTKPPQVDYNFYVTDDKVSIVGRHRGSPMDKLVAELMIEANNQWGALLASHEVPGLYRAQMGGRVYMTTKAEPHQGLGVAQYAWSTSPLRRAVDLINQRQIISVVQNNQPVYPQNSDALTTHMRNFELTYKAYSEFQTRMERYWCLQYLIQEGFLEENKQEIHATVWRENLVRLDHMPYMTKVYGLPELKPGTRVSLQVQEVDTLMLDLRTKFVKVLEEAAAPVDFDDADIEALDSLDSATLDMNTPDSNNSEATPDDTVEVEAA
- a CDS encoding CobW family GTP-binding protein, which encodes MDKRIPVTLLTGFLGSGKTTLLNKLLHHPDMRDTAIIINELGDAGLDQIFANSNLAQNIENEHITDNTVLLSSGCLCCTLKNELADTMRDLFFKRALQAIPQFNRLIIETTGMADPGPILANLMNEPVIESVYRLDAVVVTIDSIYGLQQIEENTEALKQAAVADVLVLTKTDLASAEQINALKEKLITINPGATQHKIAHGELDPAFVVDVGLFDLATKHPEPQRWLRAPIKQAQPKGTLPQKTHNDDITSFTVIMPSPLNWSQLKPHLLSFCQKYGKNLLRLKGIIHAADQSAPLAIHAVHFTPYPPTLLEGWTEDEPLSRIVIIGKDLDELEIRKALMQF